The segment CGCCTCCACGCCCAGGGCCTGCTGTGGGAGGACCTGCACGCCAATCTCGGCAAGGGCAGCGACGGAGCCCTAGTCAGCTTTCTCCACATCGACTACGATACCCTGAAGGCACGCACTCTCCAAGGCGGCAGCGATGAGGAGATCCTAGGCTGGTGCCAGCAGCAGAGCCGCCCGCTCAACGACACCGACAAACTCGTCTGGAATCACTACGTCACCACGCTCGGCTTCAACGACCACATCACCGCCATCCTCGCCAAGCGTAAAGCCGATGGAGGCCTCGCCGATCGACATGACATCCAGACCATCGCCCACTACATCGACGTGGACGAAGGGCGGCTGCCATGAGCACAATCTACACGTCATAAATGGCTATTTTGCTCCGTTTCATCCCTGTGATGAAGCCCCCCTTCCTCTTTCTACTTCTCGAACCACTGCCTGCGCCGTCGATTTTAATCGCGACGTGCGTCCCGTGCTCGCCCAGCAGTGCTTCACCTGCCACGGCATGGACGACCACGGTCGCAAAGGCAAACTGCGCCTCGATTTGCCCGACTCCGCCCACGGCGCAGGCAAATCTGGCGAGATCGCCATCGTCCCCGGCAAACCAGACGCCAGCGAGGTCATCAAGCGCATCCTCTCCACCGACGAAGACGAGGTCATGCCGCCGCCGCATACGAAGAAGGTCATGTCCGAGAAGGATAAAGCCACGCTCAAAGCCTGGATCGCCGAAGGGGCGAAGTATGAGGCGCACTGGGCCTATCAAATTCCTGATTCGAGAGTCCTGATTCCTGATTCAGTGCATCCAATCGATCACTTTGTCCGAGAAAGGCTGACGAAGGAAGGATTGAAGCCTTCGCCGGAGGCGGATGCCTACACCCTCGTCCGCCGCGTCTATCTCGATCTGATCGGCCTTCCACCGACACCTAGTGAGGCGGATGCGTTTGTGAATGCGGTAAAGAATCAGGATTCAGAAATCAGAAATCAGGAATATGCGAAGCTCGTCGATACCCTTTTAAACTCTCCAGCCTACGGCGAGCGCTGGGCCCGCCGCTGGCTCGATCTCGCCCGCTACGCGGACACGAACGGCTTCGAAAAAGACCGCCCTCGCCAAATCTGGCCTTACCGCGATTGGGTGGTGAAGGCGCTTAACGCAGACATGCCCTTCGACCAATTCAGCATCAAGCAACTCGCCGGAGACATGCTACCCAATGCCACGCCGGATGACATCATCGCCACCGGCTTTCATCGGAACACGATGCTCAATGAAGAAGGCGGCATCGACCCGAACGAATATCGTTTTTACGCCATGGTGGACCGCGTCGGCGTCACTGGCACCGCATGGATGGGCCTCACACTGAACTGCTGCCAGTGCCACACGCACAAATACGATCCCATCCTCCACACCGACTATTACAGCGTCATGGCGCTGCTGAACAACGCCGACGAGCCGACTTACCACATACCCACGCCGGACATCGAAAAGCAGCAAAAAGCCCACGCCGAGCGCATCGCGAAGCTGGAGGCCGATTTGCCGAAAAAGTTCCCCGGTGGCGACGCGGCACTGCAAAGCCGTTTTGCCGGCTGGATCGAAGGTGAGTCCAAAAAAGCCTCCAACTGGCAAATCATCCGCCCCACGGCCATGAAGACCACCATGCCGCATCTCGAGCAGTTGAGCGATGGCTTCATCCTCGGCAGCGGCGACATCTCGAAGAGCGATGTCTATGATTTGAGCCTCAAAGCGCCGATCAAAGGCGTCACCGCCATCAAACTCGAGGTCGCGAGCCATCCTAGCCTGCCGAATGACGGCCCAGGCCTCACTTACTACGAAGGCCCCCTCGGTGGCTTCTTCCTCAGTGAGCTGCAAGCCTTCCAAAACGGCCAGCGAGTGCCCATCGCCCACGCCGAGGCCACCAACGAGGAAGAGGAGGACAAGATCAACGACGCTGCCACCGCCGCGAAGGCGACGAAAAAAGCCGCACGCAAAGCCGCCGCGAAAAAGACCAACAACGCCATGGCCACGCTCGACGCCGAGATGTCCAGCGGCTGGCAGGTGCTCGGCGGATACGGCCAAAGCCACGCAGCCGTGTTTCATTTCGAAAAACCCATCGATCTGACGAACGGCTTCGATTTGAAGATGCTCTTCGAAAAGCACTTCGCCTGCCCGCTCGGCCACTTCCGCCTCTCCGTGACCACCAGCGATCACGTCGAGGCCACTGGGCATCCGTTTGAAGTCGAAAATGCCCTCGCCACCGGCGATCAAACGAAGCGCGATACCTTGATGCGCGAGTTCCTCGTCACCGCGCCCGAAATGAAACAAGCCGCCGCTCCCTTGCTCGCCGCACGTCGCCAGATGCCTCGCGGCCGGCCCACGCTCGCGATGAAGGAACGCCCCGCCTCCAATCCGCGCCCCACGAACCGCTACCATCGTGGCGAATACCTCCAGCCGAAGGAAACCGTCCCGCCCGCCGTGCCCGCCTTCCTGCCTTCCTTGCCGAAAGATGCTCCCGCGAGCCGTCTCACCTTCGCGAAGTGGCTTTTCGCCCCTGAAAACCCGCTCACCGCTCGCGTGACGGTCAATCGCCAGTGGCAGGCCTTCTTTGGCCGTGGCCTCGTGAAGAGCCTGGAGGATTTTGGCTATCAAAGCGAGCCCCCGAGCCATCCTGAGCTGCTCGACTGGCTCGCGGTGCAGTTCGTCAAAGACGGCTGGAGCATGAAGAAGCTGCACAAACTCATCGTAATGTCACAAACCTACCGGCAGGCCTCTCGAATTCCTGATTCAGATCCGCTTGCAAAAACGAATCAGGAATCAGGAATCCAAAATCAGGAATCCCTTCTCACCCACGCCCCTCGCTTCCGCCTCGATGCCGAAATCATCCGCGACTCCGCGCTCAAAGCCGCGGGCGTGCTTTCCCTGAAAATGGGCGGCCCGGGCGTCTATCCGCCGCAGCCAGCTAGCGTCACCACCGAAGGCACCTACGGCAAGGTCGAGTGGAAGACCAGCGACGGCGAGGACCGCTACCGCCGCAGCCTCTACACCTTCACGAAGCGCACCGCGCCCTTCGCCATGGCCACCACCTTCGACGCGCCCACCGGCGAGGCCTGCCTCGCCCGTCGCGATGTCTCCAACAGCCCGCTGCAAGCTCTCACGCTCCTCAACGACCAAATGTTCATGGAAGCCGACCAAGCCATGGCCAAAGCCGTCATCGCCGCCTCCCCCGACGACGACACCCGCCTCACCCACACCTTCCGCCGCTGCCTCACCCGCCCACCCGCCGCCGATGAGCTGACGATGCTCAAAACCTTTCTCCAAAAGCAACGCGCCCAAAAACTCGACGGCGAAGCCCTGTGGACCTCCGTGTGCCGTACGGTGCTGAATCTTGATGAGGCGATCACACACCCGTAATCTCCGTGATCATGGCAAAACGCGCCGCATCTCCCAAAAACAAGTCGAAGGCCAAGCAGCGTAAGCTTGAGCAGACTTACTCGGTTGCAAATACGACACGTCAGCGATTCTTCGACGATGTGAGGAGCATTCTTCGGCAAGCTCGGCGGAAGGCCCATGCAGCAGTGAATTTTCTCATGGTGGAGACTTATTGGAAGATCGGCCAGCGCATCGTGGGGGAAGAGCAAGGAGGCAGTCGGCGTGCAAAGTATGGCAGTGATCTGATCAGCGATCTTGCACGACAACTGGGAGATTAGTTTGGCAGCGGGTTATCTGTGGCAAACCTCAAAAATTTTCGTCAGTTTTACCTCATCTATCCCGATTTTGGAAAAAGCTACGCACTGCGTAGCGAATTGACCTGGACGCACTACCGACTGGTAATGCGCATCGAAAACGAGGCCGCCAGAAACTACTACATCCAGGAGGCGGCGGACCATTCATGGAGCAGTCGTGAACTTGAGAGGCAGATTGCCTCGTTGAGCTACGAGCGCTTGTTGATGACTCCGAAGGCAAAAAAATCAAAAAAGCCAACACTGTCGCCCGCTCCACAGGAGTTGATCAAAGATCCGTATGTTTTGGAGTTTCTCGGGTTGCCCGAAAATAGCGGACGTGATGAGCGTGGGCTGGAAAAGGCCATTGTGGACAGGCTGCGCGACTTCCTCATGGAGATGGGACGCGGCTTCTCATTCGTGGCCCGCCAGATGAGAGTGAGCACTGAGACCGGACACTTTCATATCGACCTAGTCTTCTACAATTACCTGCTGAAGTGCTTCGTCCTGATCGATCTCAAGACACGAAAGCTCAAGCATGAAGACATCGGACTGATGGACATGTATGTGCGTATGTTTGACGACCTCAAACGCGGCCCGGACGATAACCCGACGCTCGGGATCATCCTCTGCACGGACAAAGACGACACCATTGTGCGCTACTCAGTGCTCAGCGAAAGTCGGCGGCTCTTTGCCTCCAAATACCGGCTGGTGCTGCCAAGCGAGGAAGATCTGCGAGCCGAACTGGAGCGCCGCCACATTCTCACTCTTCCAGAGAAACACTAACCAGACTATTTCCCCCTCATGAACACCTCCAACATCACCCGCAGACACTTCTTCCACGATTGCGCTGTCGGCACCGGCAAGATCGCGCTGGCTTCGTTGCTGGCGGAATCGGCGTATGGAGCGTCGAAGAGCCCGAATGTGGCAGCGTCCTCGCATTTTCAGCCGAAGGCAAAGGCTGTCATTCACATGTTCATGGCCGGTGCGCCGTCGCAGCTCGAGATGTTCGATCACAAGCCGATGCTGACGAAGTATGAAGGCAAGCCGTTGCCGCCCTCGGTGATCGGTGGACAGCGTTATGCCTTCATCCGGCCGGACGCGGCGGTGTTGGGGCCGCGATTCAAGTTCGCGAAGCATGGGCAGTGCGGCGCGGAACTTTCGGAAGTGCTGCCGCATCTGGCGAGCATCGTGGACGACATCGCCATCGTGAAATCCTGCCGCACGACGCAGTTCAACCACGCCCCGGCGCAGATTTTCATGAACACCGGCTTCTCGCAGCCTGGACGGCCCAGCATGGGCTCGTGGGTGACCTACGGCCTCGGCGCGGAGACGCGGGATCTGCCGAGCTTTGTCGTGATGAGCACCGGCAGCGGCATCAGCGGCGG is part of the Verrucomicrobiaceae bacterium genome and harbors:
- a CDS encoding DUF5069 domain-containing protein gives rise to the protein MSTKPDPASLPCSPLVETSGLKYFPRMLGKIRLHAQGLLWEDLHANLGKGSDGALVSFLHIDYDTLKARTLQGGSDEEILGWCQQQSRPLNDTDKLVWNHYVTTLGFNDHITAILAKRKADGGLADRHDIQTIAHYIDVDEGRLP
- a CDS encoding PSD1 domain-containing protein; the protein is MTSRPSPTTSTWTKGGCHEHNLHVINGYFAPFHPCDEAPLPLSTSRTTACAVDFNRDVRPVLAQQCFTCHGMDDHGRKGKLRLDLPDSAHGAGKSGEIAIVPGKPDASEVIKRILSTDEDEVMPPPHTKKVMSEKDKATLKAWIAEGAKYEAHWAYQIPDSRVLIPDSVHPIDHFVRERLTKEGLKPSPEADAYTLVRRVYLDLIGLPPTPSEADAFVNAVKNQDSEIRNQEYAKLVDTLLNSPAYGERWARRWLDLARYADTNGFEKDRPRQIWPYRDWVVKALNADMPFDQFSIKQLAGDMLPNATPDDIIATGFHRNTMLNEEGGIDPNEYRFYAMVDRVGVTGTAWMGLTLNCCQCHTHKYDPILHTDYYSVMALLNNADEPTYHIPTPDIEKQQKAHAERIAKLEADLPKKFPGGDAALQSRFAGWIEGESKKASNWQIIRPTAMKTTMPHLEQLSDGFILGSGDISKSDVYDLSLKAPIKGVTAIKLEVASHPSLPNDGPGLTYYEGPLGGFFLSELQAFQNGQRVPIAHAEATNEEEEDKINDAATAAKATKKAARKAAAKKTNNAMATLDAEMSSGWQVLGGYGQSHAAVFHFEKPIDLTNGFDLKMLFEKHFACPLGHFRLSVTTSDHVEATGHPFEVENALATGDQTKRDTLMREFLVTAPEMKQAAAPLLAARRQMPRGRPTLAMKERPASNPRPTNRYHRGEYLQPKETVPPAVPAFLPSLPKDAPASRLTFAKWLFAPENPLTARVTVNRQWQAFFGRGLVKSLEDFGYQSEPPSHPELLDWLAVQFVKDGWSMKKLHKLIVMSQTYRQASRIPDSDPLAKTNQESGIQNQESLLTHAPRFRLDAEIIRDSALKAAGVLSLKMGGPGVYPPQPASVTTEGTYGKVEWKTSDGEDRYRRSLYTFTKRTAPFAMATTFDAPTGEACLARRDVSNSPLQALTLLNDQMFMEADQAMAKAVIAASPDDDTRLTHTFRRCLTRPPAADELTMLKTFLQKQRAQKLDGEALWTSVCRTVLNLDEAITHP